Genomic window (Akkermansiaceae bacterium):
CCGCCGCCAGAAGCAGCCCGGTCCCCCACTCCAGAAGTCCACGGCGGTTGTTCGCCAGCGGCTGGCCGATCTCCCGTCCCCGTGCCTCCCGCTTCATCGACAACCACTCGGCGAATGGAATGAACAACAGCAGCGCCATCCCGATGATGGATGCCAGGAAGAACACGCGGAAATCCGCTTCTTCGCAAATACGCCCCAGCCATTCCAGAAAACCATTCGTCCGTTTCACCGAACTGATTTCCCCCAGCGCCTTCCCCGCGTCGTAGAGAACCGGGGACACCCAGGCCCCCGCAGCCACCACGGCCGCGGCATAGAGCCAGACTTTCAGCACATCTCGGACAGCACCGCCTCTCACATCGCCGAGACTGCCGGATTCCCGTAAAAATGGAAGCCTTCCCTATTGAATCTTGCATCCCCCTCCCCCGCTCCTGACTCTCCGGCCATGGAAGCCCACGAATGGAACGAGCGCACGGATGAGGGCAAACGCTTCTACCGCGCCACCTGGCACGCCGACAAGTGGACCATCATCACCACCCTCAAGCACGAGCCCCTCTGGAACACCCTGGAGGAAGTTCCGGAGGAAGTATGGCGCGAGCTGCGCGACATCGTCTGGCGGAAATACCAGCGAAAGCGCGTGCCGTGGGAACGCGTCGCGGAGATCGACAAGATCCTCGGTGACGAGCCGCCGGTGAACTGACCCGCCCGCTTTTCAGGGAATCTTCTGCTCCACCGACACCTCATCCACGCCCATCAGGTCCCGCAGCCGGGTTCTCAGCGTGGACTCCACCGTTTCCAGCATCCCGCTGCGCCGGGCCTCCTCACGCATCTGCTCCCGCAGTTCCCGCAGGATCTGCGCGCGGTCCGCGGGCTGCACCTTGTTCAGCCAGCCGCTCTCCTCGCTCAGCACGTCGAAGTCCACCAACTCCACCGAGAGGATCTCCGGCTTCGGAAAAGCCGCCACCGGCCTGCCACGGTCCATCCGCAGGGAAACCCCGGGTGTCAGACGGTAGCCACCCTTAACCTGGTAGTGCCCGCGGACGATGAGCTTTTTCGTTCCCAGCGGCAGCACCGCGA
Coding sequences:
- a CDS encoding DUF4230 domain-containing protein, which translates into the protein MPHRVEMWKTLRRLVTAVAVIAGTYFLVVLPVTRAISGTKASLQRNLETVLGAITNQDTRIIEGRAEIVETTEISELSLLEMRMSATRTIERSEKFAVLPLGTKKLIVRGHYQVKGGYRLTPGVSLRMDRGRPVAAFPKPEILSVELVDFDVLSEESGWLNKVQPADRAQILRELREQMREEARRSGMLETVESTLRTRLRDLMGVDEVSVEQKIP